One Microplitis demolitor isolate Queensland-Clemson2020A chromosome 2, iyMicDemo2.1a, whole genome shotgun sequence DNA segment encodes these proteins:
- the LOC103573492 gene encoding bridging integrator 3: MTWNPRKKNYLNQKPSAAPPLLSVAEDRDLNLAVQRLMHVEGTIRKLTKETKRYLEAISNLDRADQRLTANLSTCELAHIDDEFRRIAEEYLTITTQVGKTVQDLTLLSQKTFIEPLKKLREEFSLIAEALAKREELVTSWKTAHNRYKKLQEKKDKTASHVVKLEREKRAEELAAKELKSIHSRLLLELPWFLEKRLEYIKPSINALIMIQLDYYGNTMQLFNQLMPSSGGYTSDDEDTIVNEQFNRIKSLTIVKDH; this comes from the exons ATGACCTg gaatccaagaaaaaaaaattatttgaatcaaaaaCCATCTGCAGCACCGCCATTGTTATCAGTAGCCGAAGATCGTGATCTAAATCTTGCAGTTCAACGTTTAATGca CGTGGAAGGAACGATCCGTAAGTTAACCAAAGAAACAAAACGATATCTCGAAGCGATTTCAAACCTCGACCGTGCCGATCAGCGACTCACTGCGAATCTCAGTACCTGTGAACTGGCCCACATTGATGATGAATTTCGTCGTATAGCCGAGGAATATTTAACCATAACAACTCAAGTGGGTAAAACAGTCCAAGACCTGACTCTTTTGTCCCAGAAGACCTTCATAGAgcctttgaaaaaattgcgcGAAGAATTTTCGCTGATCGCCGAGGCTCTTGCCAAGCGCGAGGAATTAGTGACCTCCTGGAAAACGGCCCACAATCGCTACAAAAAACTCCAAGAAAAAAAGGACAAGACCGCGAGTCATGTCGTAAAATTAGAACGGGAGAAACGGGCCGAGGAATTAGCAGCCAAGGAACTGAAGTCAATTCATTCCCGTTTGTTGTTGGAGCTGCCCTGGTTCTTGGAGAAAAGACTTGAGTACATAAAACCATCGATTAATGCATTAATTATGATACAGTTGGATTATTATGGCAATACCATGCAGTTGTTCAATCAACTAATGCCATCTTCTGGTGGCTACACTTCTGATGACGAAGATACGATCGTTAATGAGCAATTTAATCGCATCAAAAGTTTAACGATCGTCAAAGATCATTAG